A region from the Onychomys torridus chromosome 22, mOncTor1.1, whole genome shotgun sequence genome encodes:
- the LOC118572340 gene encoding olfactory receptor 2AE1 isoform X2: MWRRNQTSLEDFILQGLFDDSFNHFCLFLLLMLVFLTAVSGNSLTILLICADPRLHTPMYFLLSQLSLMDLMHVFTTIPKMASNYLSGRRSISFAGCATQHFLYLSLGGAECLLLALMSYDRYVAICHPLRYTVLMSTRVGVMMAVMSWLSASVNSLVHTSILMSFPFCGSRIIHHFYCEYPAVVKLVCGDITVYENTAYISSIILLLLPIILVSTSYGFILHSVIQMRSAGSKRNAFATCSSHVLVVSLLFGTCIFSYMRPRSQGTPLQDKVGSVFYSIITPTLNPLIYTLRNKDVAKALKRVLSRDIVA, from the coding sequence ATGTGGAGGAGGAACCAGACCTCTCTGGAAGACTTCATCCTTCAAGGGCTCTTTGATGACTCCTTCAACCacttctgtcttttcctcctgCTCATGCTGGTCTTCCTTACTGCAGTGAGTGGCAACAGCCTCACCATCCTCCTCATCTGCGCCGATCCCCGTCTTCACACACCAATGTACTTCCTGCTCAGCCAGCTGTCCCTCATGGACCTGATGCATGTCTTCACAACCATTCCCAAGATGGCTAGCAACTACCTGTCCGGCAGGAGGTCCATCTCATTTGCGGGCTGTGCCACCCAGCACTTCCTGTACCTGTCTCTGGGTGGTGCCGAGTGTCTCCTCCTGGCCCTCAtgtcctatgaccgctatgttgCCATCTGCCACCCCCTGAGGTACACGGTGCTCATGAGCACAAGAGTGGGAGTGATGATGGCTGTCATGTCATGGCTGAGTGCATCTGTGAACTCCCTAGTCCACACATCCATCCTGATGAGCTTCCCTTTTTGTGGTTCGAGAATCATCCACCACTTCTACTGTGAGTACCCTGCTGTTGTGAAGTTGGTGTGTGGGGACATCACTGTGTATGAGAACACAGCCTACATCAGCAGCATTatacttctcctcctccccatcatcCTTGTCTCTACATCGTATGGATTCATTCTCCACAGTGTCATTCAGATGCGTTCAGCTGGGAGTAAGAGAAATGCTTTTGCTACTTGTAGCTCTCATGTCCTTGTGGTTTCCCTTTTGTTTGGTACCTGCATATTCTCCTATATGAGACCCAGGTCCCAGGGCACTCCATTGCAAGACAAAGTAGGTTCTGTTTTCTATAGCATCATTACTCCCACCCTGAATCCTCTCATTTATACTCTCAGGAATAAGGATGTTGCTAAGGCTCTGAAGAGAGTGTTGAGTAGGGATATTGTTGCCTAA